taattaccTTTAATTTAATCGTTTCTTAAATGTTCTAAAGttgatattttgtttgtttgtttactttttatGGCTGACTAGGGAGAGCATTTTAGGTGTGATTGTGATTTAATTTTctgatttatttacttattttgttttttttttttggttgggggaGTCTTTTCACTCTGTTTCTCATTTTGACTATTTTTCTCTTTAGGTTTGAGCTGCAACTTAAGTTACAGGTTACTTTTTGATAGTTACTATTACCTTTTGGTTGAAAAAAAGACTACTTAAATTTTAAGTGCCACTTAACACAGAAATGACATTTGGTGAAAGTTTCATACGTAAAAGGTTGAATCCAAACTCATTGACCACTTGAGATTTAAGTCCTAAACATGTGGTGGAGGTTGATACCAAAACCAAGAAACGTGAGGAGTTGGATTGGTAACTACAACTACCTTGCACGATTTCCCAAACCCTCCAAGGCAATAAGCCAACCATATCAATAACTGGACTATTCTTGACGAGATTTCTTATATTCGttattgatgtaattttttCATGATTGTTCTTCCATCTCAATGAatgtatttataataagagGCTTTGACCTAGTTcttttaggaaaataaaataaaataaaataaaattggactGTTATCTAGAATAGGCACCTTCTTAAAATATGGGCCAACTTGTGattgcaatttttttctttgagtttctCAATCTTTGTATTGCTGTAACTCCTTATTACAGTTGTTTTGATAATTCCCATATGTATGCCTATAAACGAAAATATTCCTACTATGATATTTCTGAACAGATATTTTGGCCTAAACTGATAAGAACTCCTTTTTGGTGAATTTTGTAAGCATAATAGCATTATTGGTACATTTATTTTACctaaagaagaaataattttGTGGCAAATCTGAATTAGGTAAGCATTACCTGGAAAGCAGAGCCATAAACATATGAATTTACTGGAAAGTAACAAGTATAATAGGATAAGTGCTCTAATTTTGTCAACctttttatttgagttttactCTAAACCAGTTTAAGATTGTACTAATTTGAAATGTGGATACGAACTAAGAGGTTGCCTTGAGTTAGTTACCTAAAAAGCCAAAATAGAAGGGCTGTCTTCAGTCATGGAAAGGGTAcaacttgtatatagcaaaagaAAAGTTCAGATAATATATGATCACACAAAAACATACAAAAGCACTGAAGTGGGAGGCAAGATTCTCCAAAGGACGCCAAAAGTAGGTATAATCTGTTTGCATCCTCTCCACCATTAAACAAAAGCAATTAAAGCAAATTAGTTTTTGCATGCACATTAGCTTTTGTCATTCTCAGCCCCCAAGCTTGAGACCAAATAAATTTTGGGGTACAATCTAGCATTGGACTCCTTTATGAGCTAATAGTCTTTCCTCTTGAAGAAGCTTGCGGTGTCTCTTAATTGCTTTTAGCATTCACTCAGGATAAAAAGATAACACAAGGTAAGAGATAATTGAGGTCAAACCAGAAAAATTAATGGAGTTCAGAAAATCAATAGAACTGAGAATTGAGGATTGAGTTGCAGTACTGTATTTCCaggtaaaattcttaaaaaGGTAATCTGATAATACTGTTTTTGTAGGGTGTGACCCAACGGTGAGATGGCACAGGGAGCCCCCCACCTTATATTAATTTAGTGTGCTTAAGAAGTAAAAGATGCATTAAATATGACCATTCAATATGATTGTTAGGATGTGACTCACCTAAATTGGCAAAAGGGTCTGGAGCACAGCTAAGAGAGCCAATAAACAGAGGCCCCAGTCCCAACCATTAATGCTCATTAGTCAGGATCCTGTGGACGAGGATACCTCACCCTCTAATTAGTGTCGGCTTCTGAGAATAGCATGTGACACTTGCACACATGACTATTACTCattaaacatatattataaaagtactTACCTACCAAAAAATACACTTCAATAAACAAAGCCTTTTGGAGAGGGTTGGAAGACGAACGCATTCAGGCCTAATGCGGTCTAGTATGGAACGAGTTGATCATTATAATCTCTCTTCGGCCCATAAAGATAAATTCATGGATCCAAGGCTAATCCCGTTTATATTCTGCAGGCTGTTGAGAAAGCtcatctttgttcttttttaaagaaaagaaaagaaaaatgcttattTTAGTTGTGTGGTGCGGACCTGCGGTACTGTTTCCATATATAACTCATATTTTATGCAGCcttttctcctcctctttttctttttattttattttttattttttaaatattattattattatttatttatttattattttatttatttatccctCCTGTTTGCTGCACAAAAGTGCAGCAATATTCTCTGTTTTTTAGAACTGATCCGCCATAGTTATCTTTGTTGTTCATGTGTTACACACTAGAATATCCAGCAAAAAGGAATAAATGTATACATGTAAATGCCTGCACTCAAGCATTTGGACTACAGCTTGaaccaaaataaacaaacaatcaaaacaaaaagaagaagaaagcattACTCTTGCTTCAGGTAAGCATTGGCAGATTGGGCAACTCTCCTCGCCCTTAATGGTGGAGGACTTAAGACTAATGGGTTGATATTTCACGTTCAACGTATTTGTGCTCGACTGAGAGAGAGTTTCTGTTCTTCCAAATGAGAAGCATAAAATACATGGGATATATCCAGACCACAACCTTTAATAATTTGATGAAGGACTCTCCCAGGTATCAGATATGAGTGTGAAGAATACAACAATCATTTCGGTTAGATTCacagcaacaatcttctgtaatgGAATGGTCCCTTTGTGCATTCATGACCTCCTCTATCTTCTCCAAAACTTCTGCCATGGTTGGCCGATTGTCAGGAGAATATGATACACACTTGAGGGCTATATTCAGCAAAGGAAATGCCCACTGTGATGCAGCTCTACTGATCTCTTTGTCAAATACCTCTCCGGTCCATTCCTCCCTTACCATGGCCTTTACCCATTTAGGAAGGTCTATCCCACCATTCTCTACAGATTTTCCTGTCAGTAACTCCAAAAGTATCACACCAAAGCTAAAAGCATCGGCTTTTTCTGTTAAGCTTTTCTCAGGAGCTGTATGACCATTGGAGGTGAAAACGCTTGTTTGATTGGGCTCCAGAAATTTCGAGAACCCATATTCACTTATTAGCGGTTCATTATTTCGTCCAAAAGTACATTTGAAAGCTTAGGATTCCCACGAGAGATTATCTCCGGAGTCGGGATAGCAAAGGGTTTGGACTTCATATATCAAAGTTCTGATGATCGATTCCCACTTGCTATGGACAGCCGAAGTCCACAAGGAAAAGCCCTCTTACCTTCAATATAGTCTGCAGAAAACCAAAAGTACTGTTAGCTGAAATATAGGAACCAAACATTTATCTGACTGTTGAACTTCGAAAATTTGTCGAAGTTAGCTTATTTTGTTGCGGCGGGTAGGGAGTTTGAAGCCGGTGTGGCTGTTTGGTGGGTGTGTACGTGCTTAAACAAGTTTCTCTGTTGTGTTTCTGTGATGGACAGTCTGGCTGGGGATGTCTTAAAAGTATTTGAACTCGATTATCAACTTACCTTCCAGCACGTTTAGCAGACTCCCATTGCTTTGATACTTATAGATGAAAAGTTTTTCTTCATTCGTTGAATGGTAACCAATAAGGGGCAGAATGTTTGGATGCTTTAAGCTTCCTATCTGCCTCATAGTTCGGCCAAATTCCTCGAATGATACCTGCAATTTCTTCAATCTTTTAATTGCATAAAGGGCAATGCTTTTAAGAACTACCCTGTAAAGGCTGCTCCGAAGGGTCTCCTTGTTGtgaaaacgatgacaatgaattgaaaaataacaccgaatgagaaaacgatcacacacgcaatcacacatgacacaagatgtacgtggttcggcaaattgcctacgtccacgggagctgcagaggatttttattattgaggaatcacactacaagatgggtcacaacactgttcatccacagtgttttcgtagctgctctgttacagacttaagaggcaaaaatcagatttatagttcaaacggcggaatccctaaatcgtatgttcgctcgagcggcgtgtcgagcgcgcgtcgagcgaacttcccttccgcatcccgctcgagcccactgtcgagctgacgtcgagcgttcgactctgcctgatttcgctcgagcggccaatgcctccgctcgagcgaactcctcctgctcgagctcactgtcgagccaacatcgagcgttcgactctgcctgacttcgctcgagcggccaatgactccgctcgagcggtgtgaaccagactccacattactcaacaattctcccacttggagactggtacactcgctgtatcaccgtcttcctcaaacatgatatcctccacctctgcaactcactgctcctgtcttcattctagaagaccaactgaagttgcgcacaacttcagtttctcaagcgtaacaccctttgtcaacatatcagcagggttcttgcttccacatatcttttcaagtaacaactgtccgtcatctaacaatgaccgtatgaagtgatacctgatctgaatgtgcttggtcctggaatggaatgctggattcttggcaaggaatatggcactctgactgtcactgtagagagtgcctttctgattcttcttacccaattcttccaagaagccttgtagccataccatctcctttgcagcctctgacactgcaatatactcagcttctgttgtagacaaagaaactgttttctgtaaattagaaccccatgacactgcagtaccaccaagtgtataaacaaagcccgtggtactctttctgctgtcaatatctccagctaaatcagcatcaacatagccctgcacctccaagctctctccagagaaacataaacaggtttctgaggaaccctttaggtacctcaaaatccacttcactgcttcccaatgttgctttcctgggttactcatgtatctactcacaactcccactgcatgggcaatatccggtcttgtacaaaccatagcatacataagtgaaccaatggctgaggcataaggaaccttactcatgtaatctcgttcctcctctgactctggtgactgattcttgctgagtctgaagtgacttcccaagggtgtgccaactggtttggccttgtccatattgaacctgctgagtacctttttcacatactcagcctgtgagagtctcaacgtacctctgactctgtctctgacaattctcatgccaaggatttgctttgcagctcccaaatccttcattgcaaagtgctctgacatctgcttcttcagattattgatctcatcaatactagcccctgcaataagcatgtcatccacatacaacagcaaaataatataagaattgtcaaaatgcctgacatagcaacagtgatctgcctgacatctaatataccctgcactgtgcataaagttgtcaaatttcttgtaccactgtctaggagcttgcttcaggccatacaagctcttcttcagcctgcaaactgaaccttcctttccctgtaccacaaacccctcaggctggtgcatgtagatgtcttcttcaaggtctccatgaagaaaagctgttttcatatctaactgctcaagaaatagatcttcagtggcaaccatagccagtaccatcctgatagttgtgatctttaccacaggagaaaagatctcagagtagtcaataccctgcttctgctgaaagccttttacaacaagtctagccttgtacctcttactgccatcatgcttagttttcacccggtacacccacttgttgtgtaatgccttcttccctgatggaagttctgtcaactcccatgtctgattccctagcaaggaatccatctcgtctttcatggccagctcccacttgctagaattctcatcttgcaaggtttcttcataactctgcggttctccaccatctgtcaacagaatgtaattcaaagtaggtgagaagcGCTGTGGGGGatgtatagtcctaactgacctgcgaactgcaactgtaggagtagacggttctgaaactgcctgcggaataataggaatgggtgtactggacccactctccccgtcactctcatctctacactgcactgtgacctctggcaggtcatccaatcctacaaactcggactcctgaggagctactgcaggaactgtactcgacttatccttgtacatcattttctcattgaaaatcacattcctgcttcttatgattttccgaccctgatcgtcccagaaacgatagccaaatgcctcgtctccatagccaatgaaatagcatttctttgacttagcctcaagcttactgcgagcatcagaatcaacaagcacataagaaagacaaccaaaggttttaaggtgagaaaacttaacctctttcccgctccaaacctcctcaggcaatccacaatccagtggaactgatggccctctgtttatcaaataaacggcagtgctggctgcatctgcccagaaagtgggtggtagtccagcgtgcaacctcatgcttctagcacgctcattaatggtcctgttcatacgctcagcaactccattttgctgttgtgtcccaggaatggtcttctccattctgataccctgagctgcacagtactccttgaacccgccatcaacatactcaccaccattgtcagacctcaaacacttcagtttcaagcctgtctctgtctcaaccatggctttccaaattttgaaaacattaaatacttcagatttatgtttcaaaaaataaatccatacctttctactatggtcatcaatgaacgtaacatagtagcgagaacctccaagagatgcaactggagaaggaccccacacatctgtgtgcacaagatcaagtcttcctgtctttggcgccctgccacttttcaagaagctgaccttcttttgcttccccataacacaactctcacacataccgagatcaactgtcttcagttctggtagcttgcctctagacagaagttccgtcatgcccttctgactcatatggccaagcctacaatgccacaaatctgctgtgctctctgcaacggtagtagcaatagtgtcaattaaaccagtagtcatataaaatgtaccagttttcttaccccgagctagtaccaatgccccttttgtgaccttccaggttctatctgagaacaccactgaatgaccacactcatcaagctgcccaacagaaatgaggttcttcttcaactcaggaatgtgcctaaccttttgcaaggtccatttgttcttgccagggagtgcaatgtcaatgtctcccatccccactacgttcaaagcctcaccatcagccaaatataccttcccaaaatcacctgcaacataattcctcattagttcccggtgggaagatgtatggaaggaagcccctgaatccagtatccagtcatcaactggactatgaactgcaagcaatagtgcatcctgtacttcttcagttaccacattagcactatcattctccgtcttcttggggtttttgcagtttttctttaggtggccagctttgccacaattccagcaagttgcctgctgaccaggcctcgacttgctcttgcccctatactttgattttgatcttcctctgtttgaattcctgtcatgtgatctccctcgagattcaacattcagggctgaactcaaacccgaggtctcgcctgaatctttcctgcgcacctcctcagccaaaatcaaatcacgaatatcatcatacttcagtttatttttaccagcagaattactaacagtcattctcatggcttcccaactatttggcaatgaagccaatagtatcagtgcacgtatctcatcatcaaattcaatttcaacagacgacaattgatttgtgatagtattaaaatcattcagatgttgtgcaacagacgtactatctgccattttcaaattgaataactttttcatcagatgtaccttgttattcgctgacggcttttcatacatacctgacaaagccgccatgagattcgccgtcgtcttctccttgatgacgttgtgtgcaacggatctcgatagggttaatcgaataacccctagaacctgtcgatccaacagattccaactagcatcatccatcttttccggttgctgccccaatagtggaagatggagtttcttcccatagaggtagtcctctatctgcatcctccagtatccaaaatccgtgccatcaaacttctcgatccccgataccttcaattcatctccagccatcgtttctcctcagacccgaaccttggctcttgatactaattgttgtgaaaacgatgacaatgaattgaaaaataacaccgaatgagaaaacgatcacacacgcaatcacacacgacacaagatgtacgtggttcggcaaattgcctacgtccacgggagttgcagaggatttttattatgaggaatcacactacaagatgagtcacaacactgttcatccacagtgttttcgtagctgctctgttacagacttaagaggcaaaaatcagatttatagttcaaacggcggaatccctaaatcgtatgttcgctcgagcggcgtgtcgagcgcgcgtcgagcgaacttcccttccgcatcccgctcgagcccactgtcgagctgacgtcgagcgttcgactctgcctgatttcgctcgagcggccaatgcctccgctcgagcgaactcctcctgctcgagctcactgtcgagccaacatcgagcgttcgactctgcctgacttcgctcgagcggccaatgactccgctcgagcggtgtgaacCAGACTCCACATTACTCAACACTCCTTTCGCAAGTCAGCTGTGGCTTCAAGGAGGTCCTCCAATTGGAACCTTTCCTGCTCTTCAATAAAGAACACAAGCTCTGAGCGTCTTTCGATTGGCTTAACTTCCTCTCTGGCCATGGCTGGAGGTGTTTTATGAGAAGGATCCTTAAGTACCTTCAGAATCTCCATCTTTCCGGTTAAGTCTGCGTCCTTCTTTCTCAGTATCCATGCGATCACCGAAACAAAGATTCCAATGCCCAGAACTAGAGCTATCCAGACTTTCCAGTTCCCATACCACTGGCCATTAGAGCTCTCCGTAGGTGGGTACGTTGGTTCCAATGCCTCTACCCTGGCTTCCTTCTGTGATGTACTTGATAATAAGGAATATGTATGGAGGTTCTTGAGTTCCTGCTTGGTAAGATGATTGTTAGAGATGCTCGAGCTCTGAAGGTATTTCAGTTTAGTTAGATCCATAGGCAACCTTCCAGTCAGAAGATTGTTGGAGATGTCCAGGCTCCTGAgatattttaatctatttagAGCCAGAGGTATCGTTCCACTTAGAAGATTGTTGCTTAGATTTAAATAAGTCAGCCTTGAGCAATACGATACTGAGTCAGGAATAGTTCCTCTGATGTGATTCTTTGCTAAGCTAAGAACTCGCAGATTTCGGAGCTTGCAAAGGGGATCTGCATCAATGATGCCACTAAGGTTATGATTCTCAAGCCTGATTTCTTCAATGGTGGTAGCCCTTGAGTTGCACTTTACACCCTTCAACTTATGCAAGCAGGGATGATGCTCCAACCCAATATTCCAGTCAATTCCGAGCACATTTTGTGGATCAATGGATTTAATGAAATTGAACAAATATTGGGATTCCGATAACTGATCTCCCAAACAGGCTGTGATTGAGAGCGGAAGGAAAATGATGCATCCCAGCCTCTCAAAATCCCTCCTGCTCTgcatatttgtagtttgtaacaTTTTCGTGGATCATCAGAACTGATTGAACTATGGCATTGAGAACTTTGTCGAGGCATCTACctttttcactctttggtaTATCAGAAGAAGACATATCCTCCTTCATATTTTCCAAAGTTTTGATGTATATTTTTCAGAGCGACACAACCAATGTTTTAGACAATACATGAGTAGTTTGTTATCTTCCGCGTGATATATCATATACTTAAGTATGTAGTCATGAACTAGGCTACAATATGTCGGAACTGAAATTTGTTTCAGTAACGCATTAACATCACTGGCGACAAACGACAGCATCACGACATTGAGCAGACCACCATTGAATTAAAGACACTACACATCCATCAATAAGGAATATTGACAAGTTATTTGGAGAAATCAACGCCATTTTTGGATACACTGAAGAGTGGAGTTTCAAAGTCGCCAGGTGTTACTTTGTATTTTATCTTTGTTGTTTGCTATGCTCTTAGAGACTGGGAACATTGAGAAAACACAAAGTGATAAACTGCATTTAATTAGTACTCAGACATGGTCACCAAATCACTCAAAAATACACATGATGCTCGATTTGTTTTGTCCTCATCTTTTTGAGGTTTTCATGCGGTGACTCATCTTGATGAGTGCTTTGgaagaaatgaagaacaagTAAGTTTTTAGGTCTCTCTGTTGAGGATTATAGTGTTGGCCTATATTTAACATCCTTAGTTAGATTAGCATATTCTATATGTTGCGGATggagacaaaaagaaaataaaaagagaaaacggTGAGTCATGCATCGTTTGTCCCTTTGTCATATTAGGCACCGATTGCAccgaaaaaaaatattgtaggctgctctctcctataaataggagagagctcaattGTGGGTGTGTGCAGCAGAGAAGtgtagagagaaaacagagagtgTGTACTGCGTGTGTGCAGACagagtgtgggagagaaagaagagagaaagagagtgggtgagcagagagagtttttctgtaaaaattattttcatagtgaaattacagcatctgtggacgtaggcaattgccgaaccacgataaatttcgtccctcctttatttagaatcatttGTGTcaaaacagctcccaacaactggtaccagagcactggttcgagctgtgcaaaaattcaagttgttcaaaattaatttttgacaactccacggtgttcctcgcgtcgagacgaatccgttgcagcaaacggaatcgaaaacggaggtcggacgagccTACACGCGCCCTAtaagatcggcgcgtgcatctgctgcaatcCACGCTCCCCCACGCGCTCCGGAGGTTGAAGATGCGTGCACCACACGTGCCCACGTGCCTacacgcgctccagaggttgaagacgcgtgaaggacaTGCACCCACGCGCCCCCACATGCCCTAAAGAGGCTCAGCgcgtgtgtcacacgcgcctcactctcccccacgcgcGCACAGTACTGTAGTGCGTGTATTACAAGTGCCCATGCGTTTGCCCACgcgcactgtgcagcgcgtgtatcccacgcgccagacagatc
This Carya illinoinensis cultivar Pawnee chromosome 11, C.illinoinensisPawnee_v1, whole genome shotgun sequence DNA region includes the following protein-coding sequences:
- the LOC122282547 gene encoding probable LRR receptor-like serine/threonine-protein kinase At4g36180 gives rise to the protein MLQTTNMQSRRDFERLGCIIFLPLSITACLGDQLSESQYLFNFIKSIDPQNVLGIDWNIGLEHHPCLHKLKGVKCNSRATTIEEIRLENHNLSGIIDADPLCKLRNLRVLSLAKNHIRGTIPDSVSYCSRLTYLNLSNNLLSGTIPLALNRLKYLRSLDISNNLLTGRLPMDLTKLKYLQSSSISNNHLTKQELKNLHTYSLLSSTSQKEARVEALEPTYPPTESSNGQWYGNWKVWIALVLGIGIFVSVIAWILRKKDADLTGKMEILKVLKDPSHKTPPAMAREEVKPIERRSELVFFIEEQERFQLEDLLEATADLRKEC